GGTAGAGTTCCTGATCCCGCTGACCATATTTATAACGGCCCTGGCCAATCTTTTTGGCCGGAATCGCCGGGTAAGCTCCCTGCAACACTACCTGAAGTATGCTGCAGCTCTGTTTTTCGGGCTGATCCATGGACTGGGATTCTCCAACTATCTCCGCAGCCTCCTGGGTTCCGGGCGGGGACTGGTACTCCCCCTGTTTTCCTTTAACGTGGGGATCGAGGTGGGGCAGATCATCATTGTTGTTCTGATTATGTTGCTGACCAGGTTTGTGGTGGATCTGCTGGGAGCAAACAGGCGCGAATGGCATGTTATGCTCAGCGGGGCCGGTCTGGGAATCTCCATGGTTCTGATGATTGAGCGATTTCCTTTCTGATGGACTGGCAGGGGATCATAAAGGAGTTTGAAGGGTTCCTGAAGCTGGAGAAGGGCCTGTCGCCCAACTCCCGGGCAGCCTATCTGTCCGATATTGCCAGACTGCAGCTTTATCTGGATAGTTCCGGGAACGACCTTGCACCGGAAGAGCTGGAGCCTGAACATCTGAGCCGTTTCCTGGCCTGGATCAGTGAGCTGGGACTATCAGCCAGAAGTCAGGCCCGGATTCTTTCAGGGATAAAGGCTTTCTACCGCTACCTGCTGATGGAAGAGATCATAGAGAAGGATCCCACGGCCTTGCTGGAAGGTCCCAGACTGGGAAGTAAACTGCCGGAGGTGCTTACGGTGGCCGAGATAGACCGGATGCTGGAAAAGATCGATCTAAGCAAACCCCAGGGGCGCCGGAACAAGGCCATGCTGGAGACCCTTTACAGCTGCGGTCTGCGTGTTACGGAGCTGGTGGGCCTGCAGATTTCGGGAATATTCCGGGCCGAAGGCTTTATCCGGGTTATCGGGAAAGGGGATAAGGAGCGGCTGGTCCCTTTCAGTCAGCGCGCCCTGAAAGAGATCGATCTTTACCTGATCGACCGGAACTCTCTCCCCATACAGCCGGGACACAAGGATATACTCTTCCTGAACCGAAGGGGAAGGAAACTCACCCGGAACATGGTATTTACGATCATCAGGGAGCTTGCCGGGGATGCGGGCATTCAGAAAACGGTGAGCCCCCATACTTTCCGGCACTCCTTTGCCACCCACCTGGTGGAGGGGGGAGCCGACCTGCGGGCCGTTCAGGAGATGCTTGGTCACGAATCGATTACCACCACCGAGATCTACACCCACCTGGACAGGGAGTACCTGCGTGATGCCATTCTCAGTTTTCACCCCCGCTCCAGGTAGCGCTCAGCCCGGGCAGGCATCCAGGATGGCATCCATTAGCCTGTTGTTCTCTTTATGGATACTGATCCGGTCGGGATGATCGTCAAACCACTCCACAGTTTTCTTAATTCCCTCCCTGAAGGGGATGGTGGCAACAAATCCGGGAACAAAACGCTTTATTTTTGTATTATCAAAAATGACACTGTGGGCTTTATCACCCATCAGGTTTCCGCGCATCCATTCCTGTCCCATCGTATCCGCCACCCTGAAAATGAGTTCGGAGGAGACATGCACAGCTTTTAGTTCCGCGCCTGCAGCTTCAGCCACGGACTGGTAGATCTGGTTCCAGTTCAGCAGCTCATCGGAGGTGATGTGAAAACTGTGACCGATGGCTTGCATATGGCCCATCAGGCCCACAAATCCCTTTGCAAAATCCCGCGAATGAGTGATGGTCCAAAGGGAGGTCCCGTCCCCGTGTATGATCACCGTACCTCCTTTTCTCATCCGGTCGATAATGGTAAAATCCTCCCAGCTTCCTATGGCCACGGGAATCACGGTCTCATAGGTGTGGGAAGGTCTTACAACGGTAGCGGGAAATCCATTTTCACGGTATGCCTTCATCAGAAGCTCCTCGCATGCAATTTTATCCCGGGAATAGTCCCAGTAGGGATTGGCCAGGGGCGTGGATTCTGTAATAACAGGATGGCTGGGAGGTTTCTGGTAAACGGAAGCTGAACTGATAAAAATATACTGGTCACAGTTGGCAGAGAAAAGCTGAATATCCCGTTCTATGTCGGAGGGAGTATAGGCAATGAAATTAACCACCACATCGAAGTGTTTTCCTTTTAGTAAGGTCCTCACCTCTTGAACGTTGTTAATGTCGACTTGGATAAATCCGGCCTCTGACAAAGTGCTGTGGCCTCTCTGCCCCCTGCTCAGAATCGTCAGTTCAAAGCCGCTGGCAAGTGCAAGTTCTGAACAAGCCCTGGAAATATTCCCGGTCCCGCCAATGAAAAGTGCTTTCATTTTACTTACTTTATTAGTTCGCTAAAAATACCAAGTTAATGAAAGCAATGATGCTAACGGGCATTCGGCAGATGGAAATGAAAGAAGTGCCTGCTCCGGCCATCCTGGATGAAAGGGATGTACTGATCAGGATGAAGACCCTGGGCGTTTGCGGATCAGATATACATTACTATGTTTCCGGAAAGATCGGCGATCAGGTGGTTAAGTACCCTTTTACTGTTGGACATGAAGGAGCAGGCGAGGTGGAGGCTGTTGGAAGTGCCGTTAGCCGGGTAAAGCCGGGCGACCGGATTGCCATCGAGCCTGCCATGCCCTGCGGAGAATGCGACCAGTGCAGGGGAGGGCGGCCACATACCTGCCGGAAGCTGCGCTTTCTGGGTTGTCCCGGTCAGGCCGAAGGTTCTCTTTCCGAATATATCGTAATGCCTGAAAGCAGCTGCTACAAAATACCGGACCATATGAGCTTTGATGAAGCTGCCATTTCGGAGCCCCTGGCCATTGGCCTGTATGCGGTGAAGCAGTCGATCCCCATGGAGGGAGCCAGAGTGGGGATCCTGGGATTCGGCCCTATTGGAATGAGTGTTCTGCTGCCTGCCCTGGCCTTGGGTGCCAGTGAGGTGTATGTAAGCGATAAGATAGATGAACGCCTGAAAATTGCCCGGAAAAGCGGCGCCCGGTTAACGGCCAATCCCGACCGGGAAGATGTGGTGGAAAAGATATCCGGGCAGGTACCGGAGCTTCTGGACGTGGTATTTGAGTGCTGTGGCCAGCAGGAAGCCATCGATAATGCTGTGGATCTGCTGAAACCAGGAGGAAAGCTGATGATCATCGGGATCCCGGAATTTGATCGCTGGTCCTTTCCGGTGGATAAATCGCGGCGTAAAGAACTTTGCTTCCAGAATGTGAGAAGGCAGAACGAAGCCGTGCAACCCGCCCTGGATATGATGGCCGCAGGCGAGATATCCGTGGCTGACATGACCACTCACCGCTTTCCCTTTGAACAGAGCAAGAAGGCCTTTGACCTGGTGGCGGCTTACGGGGACGGGGTCATGAAGGCAATGATTGATTTTAACTAAGCTTTTGGCTACTTTCATATTCGAATCTTAAACATTAAACGACAAGCATGAAGAACATTCTGATTACCCTGATCCTGGCAGCCCTGCCCCTGGCTGTCATGGGACAACCCGAACAGCCGGTCGAGCAATGGACCGGAAAGACCATTCTGTTGATCGGGGCTCATCCCGATGATGACTCTTATTCCATGGGAACCCTGGGCATGCTGAATGCCAATGGGAACGAGGTCTATATCGTAATACTAACCACCGGAAATGTGGGAACGCAGGATCCCGACCTGGGGATGATGGACCTGGCCCTGATCCGCAAGCAGGAGGAGCAGGCAGCCCTGGCCACCATGGGTATTCCCACCGATCACTATATCAATCTGGGTTATGACGATGGCATGCTGGAATACGAGGATACGAAAGAGGTGGTTGCCAAGCTGGTGAGGATGATCCGTAAAATCAAGCCGGATGTTCTTTTCTCCTTCGATCCGGGAAAGGGAAGTGTGCGCTGGCACAAGGCCGACCACCGGGCTTCTGCTCAGCTTTCGGCCGATGCCGCCCGGGCGGCCATGTGGCCCCTGATGTTCCAGGGACAGATTACGGTGGAGGGACTCGAGGCCCACACCATCCCGGAATACATGCTCTACGATTCGGCCGAAGAGGATAAAAATACCTGGGTGGATATCTCAGAATGGGAGGAGCGAAAAGTGGAGGCCCTGATGAAATATGTAAGCCAGTTCAGCTCCGGATGGTCCGATTACAAGGGTCCCGAGATGTCGCCTGAGGAAGAGAAAGAAGTGAAAGCAGCTCTGAGCGAATGGATTCACGAGAAAAAGGACGGGAAGCCCATGGAAGGCTTCCGTCACTACAAAGGCCTTCCCGACGATCTTGGCAGATAAGACATTATATGCAATAACCATAAAAAAATACCAGACCATGAAAACTATTTGTTGTACGACCCTTATTTTGTCTTTATTCGTGTTGACTGCCTGCAAGCAGGATCCTGTTGGACTGGGAGCCAAGGCTCCCGCAGGGGCAGAGCTTCTGTTTGATGGAACCGCCGAATCGCTTCATGAGAACTGGATCTACTGGGAGGGTCCCAGGTTTGCCGCAGAAATGCCTATAAAATGGGAAATTGTGGAGGATCCGGTGGATGGCGGTACGGTCATGAGCAGCGACGATCCCGCGGTGGTGGATCATAAATACGGTTCGGCCGATATTGTGACCAAAAAGGAATACCGCGATTTCCGGCTCCATGTGGAGTTCCTGATCGAACAGCCTGGAGGAAACTCGGGTGTTTACCTGCAGAACCGCTACGAGATCCAGATTCTGGACGGCGATTCGACTCGGCACGGAATGGCCGCGGTGATCAATGAGATCGACTCTCCTTACTATGCCTATAATGGTACAGGGAAATGGAACTCCTATGACATGGTCTTCCGGGCTGCCCGTTTTGAGAATGGGGAACGTATTGAAAAGGCGCTGGTTACCAACTACTTCAATGGCATCAAAGTCTATTCCAATATCGGAATCAACCAGGTATGGGGAGGAGCCAATTCAGGAATCGATGGCGGCAATGATGGCGGCAAAGGGATCACCGACACACCCGGAGGCATTAAGCTGCAGGCCGAGGGGTATTCGGTACTATACCGCAATATCTGGATCAAGGAGCTGGATCTGGCGGAGGCGGATACCGATTTTTAAGACCAGTTCCTTCATCATTAGTGACAAATTTAACCAATAAATAAAAGATTTTGAAAATTTTTAAGTTTTGATTTTAACCTATAAATGAGGTATTTTTGAACAATTAATGATTTTTATAGCAACTTGACAATTTATAGGTTATGAAATTAGGAGATAAGATAAGTACCTTACGTAAAGAAAAGGGACTGAACCGCGATCAGTTCGGTAA
This sequence is a window from Bacteroidales bacterium. Protein-coding genes within it:
- the xerD gene encoding site-specific tyrosine recombinase XerD, whose protein sequence is MDWQGIIKEFEGFLKLEKGLSPNSRAAYLSDIARLQLYLDSSGNDLAPEELEPEHLSRFLAWISELGLSARSQARILSGIKAFYRYLLMEEIIEKDPTALLEGPRLGSKLPEVLTVAEIDRMLEKIDLSKPQGRRNKAMLETLYSCGLRVTELVGLQISGIFRAEGFIRVIGKGDKERLVPFSQRALKEIDLYLIDRNSLPIQPGHKDILFLNRRGRKLTRNMVFTIIRELAGDAGIQKTVSPHTFRHSFATHLVEGGADLRAVQEMLGHESITTTEIYTHLDREYLRDAILSFHPRSR
- a CDS encoding PIG-L family deacetylase, with amino-acid sequence MKNILITLILAALPLAVMGQPEQPVEQWTGKTILLIGAHPDDDSYSMGTLGMLNANGNEVYIVILTTGNVGTQDPDLGMMDLALIRKQEEQAALATMGIPTDHYINLGYDDGMLEYEDTKEVVAKLVRMIRKIKPDVLFSFDPGKGSVRWHKADHRASAQLSADAARAAMWPLMFQGQITVEGLEAHTIPEYMLYDSAEEDKNTWVDISEWEERKVEALMKYVSQFSSGWSDYKGPEMSPEEEKEVKAALSEWIHEKKDGKPMEGFRHYKGLPDDLGR
- a CDS encoding SDR family oxidoreductase → MKALFIGGTGNISRACSELALASGFELTILSRGQRGHSTLSEAGFIQVDINNVQEVRTLLKGKHFDVVVNFIAYTPSDIERDIQLFSANCDQYIFISSASVYQKPPSHPVITESTPLANPYWDYSRDKIACEELLMKAYRENGFPATVVRPSHTYETVIPVAIGSWEDFTIIDRMRKGGTVIIHGDGTSLWTITHSRDFAKGFVGLMGHMQAIGHSFHITSDELLNWNQIYQSVAEAAGAELKAVHVSSELIFRVADTMGQEWMRGNLMGDKAHSVIFDNTKIKRFVPGFVATIPFREGIKKTVEWFDDHPDRISIHKENNRLMDAILDACPG
- a CDS encoding HupE/UreJ family protein, whose amino-acid sequence is MSLFELYFKLGLQHIADLKGYDHILFILTLCVVYSLKEWKKVLVLVTAFTLGHSLTLALATLDLLRVDGDLVEFLIPLTIFITALANLFGRNRRVSSLQHYLKYAAALFFGLIHGLGFSNYLRSLLGSGRGLVLPLFSFNVGIEVGQIIIVVLIMLLTRFVVDLLGANRREWHVMLSGAGLGISMVLMIERFPF
- a CDS encoding alcohol dehydrogenase catalytic domain-containing protein, with the protein product MKAMMLTGIRQMEMKEVPAPAILDERDVLIRMKTLGVCGSDIHYYVSGKIGDQVVKYPFTVGHEGAGEVEAVGSAVSRVKPGDRIAIEPAMPCGECDQCRGGRPHTCRKLRFLGCPGQAEGSLSEYIVMPESSCYKIPDHMSFDEAAISEPLAIGLYAVKQSIPMEGARVGILGFGPIGMSVLLPALALGASEVYVSDKIDERLKIARKSGARLTANPDREDVVEKISGQVPELLDVVFECCGQQEAIDNAVDLLKPGGKLMIIGIPEFDRWSFPVDKSRRKELCFQNVRRQNEAVQPALDMMAAGEISVADMTTHRFPFEQSKKAFDLVAAYGDGVMKAMIDFN
- a CDS encoding DUF1080 domain-containing protein produces the protein MKTICCTTLILSLFVLTACKQDPVGLGAKAPAGAELLFDGTAESLHENWIYWEGPRFAAEMPIKWEIVEDPVDGGTVMSSDDPAVVDHKYGSADIVTKKEYRDFRLHVEFLIEQPGGNSGVYLQNRYEIQILDGDSTRHGMAAVINEIDSPYYAYNGTGKWNSYDMVFRAARFENGERIEKALVTNYFNGIKVYSNIGINQVWGGANSGIDGGNDGGKGITDTPGGIKLQAEGYSVLYRNIWIKELDLAEADTDF